The Arctopsyche grandis isolate Sample6627 chromosome 12, ASM5162203v2, whole genome shotgun sequence genome includes the window gttaagCCTATATCAATATGTACAAGCATAAGAAAAATGACCGAAAACACGCGAGTTTTGGGAAGGATCCCGACGGTACAGACTAGTCATACTAGCgctttttttgcatgtgcaaaaaatatatgattaaaaaatacggtgaataattttattacgaaCAAAGTAACAAGCTTATGTAAGTCAAATTTGAACTAATCTCCTTCAAAGTACTCTCCTTGGCTAGCGATGCACTTATCCTAACGTTGATTCCATGATTGGAAGCATTTCTGGAAGGGCCTTCAGATGCTCCATCATGGTCCTCTcggtaatttgattattaatcacattgcgatcgcccaaaagacaatttttgccatgaaaatcgcgactacggaatatttggcgCTCGATTTCTAGTTAATATGATAGTTATCATTAGTataatggacttttcggctgccaggtgttccgttatagagattttagtaacttttaggcgagcgctttgtgaccaataatcggtaattggattattagttacattgcggtggtcacaaagacaaatTTAGCCattaaaatcacgaatacgcaatatttggcactcaaattctcgttagtatgatggactttccgGCTGccggatgttccgttatagagattttagtgactttgtgaccagtaatcagcGAAccccaataatcaccgaaccggccCTCTCAATATCGGGAATGTTGtcaaaacggttcggtgattactggtcacaaattactcgtcacaaagtcactaaaatctctataacggaacatctggcagccgaaaagtccatcatactaacgataactatcatagtaacgagaacttgaatgccaaatattgtgtattcgcgattttcatggcaaaaaatgtctttgtgaccaccccaatagACAAAAACCTTTTTTTCGGCCAAAAACTCACGGATCAGAAGCGCAATAAAATTATTCACCGTATTATTTGATCACACCTCGTATCTGGAAAaaaaacgggtctacctcacggggccgaaagtgaaacgtccgaaaacgcaaatatcggaaggcaaagatcgaaaatcgaaagatcttaagtctaaagatcaaaaaaaaagggtgcatggtaaacggtactatgtatatattatatacatgagtggcatgcggtgaaattatctctctttttgtcatacagccttgtttaatgtgcgcgcgcagaatacgggcggaaaagcctgttcctcttgttcctgttgtatcctgctcgcgcaaattaagtgagtatgtaccgtttaccatgcacccttttttatctttcgattttcgatctttgccttccgatatttgcgtttcactttcgggcccgtgagggagaccgaaaaaaaacacgtgcagCGGAGcactatgtatatttacactTTAATAATTCGTCAAAAATTCTAAGGCCCCTGTACAGTCCATAAATCTACCACTGCTACCTACCATTGCGTGAAAATAATTCGAGAAACACACACACTACATGGGccgataaatttataatttaaagttgGCGCCATTGTTTGTTTTGGCCAATGGTAGAGTGACAGCTCGTTCTTTGGCCACCCCCTCCTCAGCAATAGTTGCACCCGTTCGCCGCATTCGCCACATTCGCCACATTCGCCACTCCTCCACTATCAGCCGATCGGTTCTGTCATCGTTCGGTTCTGTCACTGCATCATACAATATACCCTGTACGTAGTGCATTCGAACACTCATCCTAGTGCACCTAAACTGCAACCCATATATCATCCAGAATTCGCCATAACTTCGTCGTGTTCTCGCCAGACCAGCTTAGCTGCGACCTTACGTGTCTTGTATGTTTATGTTGTTTAGTGACGTGACGTGTTTGACAGTTGTTGAAACAACACCCGACACCAAATGTCCGCCGACTCTGATTCACCGTTGGCCTCTTTCGCGGATGGATgtccataattttattttcggaACGAATTCACTTTCCGTTGGCGATGTTGCTAAATGGCGATCGTCCGTCCgccccttttttttatctcgaTGTGCATAGTTAATTGCGTCATCTGCCAGCTAAGTCGCACATCCAGCGGTTATAGATATTCACCATGGTGGTGAAAAGTATTTTTaccttatctatgtatgtacgtagtaacaatagatgaaggtttgtgataatgcgaaaattctaactcgacaTTTTGACCTCGGAATCGATCAGTGATCACGCTTTCgtggtctagaaaaaatgtgtgtatgtattttggggattttttgaacaccgttcgtcctatcgaactgaaattcttatcgatacgacgctaatttttttcaaattttaagttgaccggaaatggtacctccccttataggtgtcctctttttttacatacctcttctttcCTTGCTAacgatttttaagtttttgaattcaattatctcccaaatccGCTAATTAAATCtgacatgtaatagaaattgtaaattttatacccgaatattttttcctaaaccgaaagtagtacttttattctttagaatcaaggtttttttaggtttttctcggaaaccttttagtttattgaactgaaattcttgtaccaatgtgataaaaatataaaaaaaatcactaaatttaatgaaccggaagtgggattttttcctcttagaaacaCAATTTTTTCCACACCTCTGGACGtataaagctgaaaatttatatttgtattttttatgtattaaattagagttgataaggttttggtgagaattcgtaaaccagaagtagtaatttttttaaagacaatatttcattatattcattatttcacatagaagtagaatgcatagaatggtcattgttaacaaaagtatcgtttaAAAGCGaaccatcgaagagagagacggaaagtcagaagagagacgaagtttagcaaacgatgaacaaactctgccgcgcagagtttttgtagcaacatttttggaggctgagagagattctatgcattctacttctatgttatttcaccttttaaattgttttcattttcttgatatttaatgtgtataatttttataattattttaagtaataaaaaaaattgaacaaaatccgacaaccagaagtagaactttgtgtcttgtgtaagtttccctacatttgtgctcaatttgtatcgaaaatgctctcataaccagcatgtgtgtttatttatcgaattttgttttgtgaccttatattcctcaaatacatggataaagtcatgggttggtaaCATCTGAAGCTTTTTGTTTTTGTACatgaatttcatttcaaaataatgtacatacataatacattataCGAATCCTTCCTACGTGTATGtacttaaaacataaaaaaaacgtgTTTCAATTTGtagatttacattttttttatctatttgaTTGTCTTATACTGAtagatatacaatgtatattcaTTGAACTAGtgaggtgatttttttttatttagctttaatattatttgtttatttcgaTAACTTGATGTTTAttctattaaattttgatttcttcTATGTATTTACATCAGCCCTGTTTAACCTGCAGTAGGCTAAACAATTTCCACAACTTACAGATTgtaaacttttaaaaatatatatgtttacaaCATATAGATAATTATTTCTTTAAGTAACTTTAAGAAATTTGAGTTGTCTTATTTTTGACATGCATTGATATGTCGTCATATCAGTAAATAGATATTTTTCTAGGGTAGTTATTAATagtggcggatcaagtaaatggggACCCCAGgcgaatttgaaatttgaggccccacttcagtaaaaaaaaatgctatcatggctttttaccatgcttttcaatatatggtttttcattgtgattttacaaaaccatattttttatttatgtatttgctatacatatatgtacttgaaacacttaacattttttggaataaaatcgataatatttttaagtactgtgtaaaataggtattaatttaatttattcttggtttacgaacgtattgtggacaatgatGATAATTTATAAGTTGTAAAATTTGGTAGCAAAGGCCCATTTTGGGGCCCCGAATACTCGGGGGTCCCAGACGCGCGCTTATTTTCGATGTGTGTACGCAAACAGTTTTAGTAAAGTGACAGTACACAACAAGTGATTGACATTACATCGAACAATatcgataaaataataattttactatacatacatatatattagtgaTTGGATAAATGTACCCAAGAAAGCCACACTcttgagacatccaaactttcaaaggtactcaagaagaactaacgcaataaaattccacaaaataGCGTTAAAAGATATTTGTACGTTGTCcgacctttttttgtggaattctattgcgtgagttcttcttgagcgcctttgaaaattaggatttctcgaGACTGCGACGCTATTCAGtgcaattgtatataaattatatgtccgcatacatacatatgttctggTGGAGGTCAGTATTGTCTTATTATAGGGATAATGTTTTCAAATGGATCTTGGTTTCGTATTACATGGGTATATGCCACATAAAGTctgcaaaataactttccataTGTTGAAGAGCTGTACCACGATGTTTTATCATAATTATACTGCCACTTTACTAAAACTGTTTGAGACACCTAGAGGTCATTCATGTCACTGCCATTTATTTGTATGCGCTAGTATTAGTGTGTATATTCGATGCTTGGATGCGCCCATAAAACGAATAAGTACCTTTTTTAGTTATATACACAGTTAGTATATAATACAGGGCCACCGAGAAGAATCCCAGAccctgtaaaaaaaatagttccagGCCCTATGACAAACCTAAAAGAATATCTTATAGAAAACATAACAAAAGTCGGAGATATGCACTGTTGACACTTACAATAAGTTAAACTTataaaaatttgttcaaaaactaGTGGTGAGCAGAGAATTAGTGATGACTGGGGCCAACTCTTCGATCGTACGCCCTAAAAAAAGATATAGAATATTGGaataaaagtgcaaattttaatAGATTCTTCTTATGATACAGCAATTacgaattaattttgttttcaattattgAAATGTCTTCTAATTTATATCTGCAGATATAaatcggattttttttatttgaatttaattctttgatttgatgACTCCCTGAATCGGATGCCCGGGGCCGATGTACCATTTCTATGCCTCAAATGTATTCTACGAATTTGAGTCATAACTTTAGCAGGAACCAGTCAACACCaccattattttttacaaacctcctttacgtttcacatcaAGACGTcctttttatatctcttatccaatcgttttcatactttgccatattgctcattttggtcatcaatttaagttaatttaatatactattTGCATAGAAtagctctcagcctccaaaaatgttgctacaaaaactctgcacggcagagtttgttcattgtttgctaaacttcgtctctctctatctctctctctcttccgaccttccgtctctctcttcgatggctcgcttttagacgatacctTTGTTAACAAtaaccattctatgcattctacttctatgactATTTGCTATGATTTTCTCTGGAATTGGTCAATCGGACGTCCCAACACAGACCCCTCAAATAGCCCAAGCCTTGGAACTTTACCCCAGCCCCCCCTCTCCCTGCATATATTAAAAGATTGGTATTATACTTCTAGAAATATACAACTTTAAACTCAATTGGTTTTTTTCCAGATAATTCATTATGGGTGATCAAGCTATGGATCCTTGCGAATGCATCAGTCAAGAATTTGCAGTTCGTCGCCTGTTGTCATTGGTGTGTTTTAACGATCTATTACTAATTTTTATAAAgactaatatttataatacataaataaaacacgaaaTAAATTTTGCAGTTGCGACAGACACAATCGTATTGTTTAGATACGCATTGTCTTGAGGAGCTCAATCATCCGGAAAGTGATGCTACGTCCGAAAATTTTTTATTGATGACACTGGTGATGGCGTTCGCAATGATAATATACTTTCTCAGACCGCGGTCGTCTCGTCAAAATGTCCATGATCAGAAGGTGCCCAGCAATAATCAGGTATTCATAGGCTTTCTATTGAAAATCCcaactttaataaataatattactcaatattgtatatatatatatatattttatatttgtagggTCCTCAACCGCCGCCTAATGCTCCGATCAACTAGCGAAAATTGTATTGACTGTTACATTTTCCGTGATACTTTTTCACTTTGTAACtaaactttatacatacatatatattattaatgcaATAATTTATGGTTATTTTATCACTAAAttgacaaataaaatgaaattttgatgcACAACTGTATTGAAATGCAAATGGTGTGAGttaaattattgttaaaatttcTCGTGCTTCTTTTATTCACAAAGATCTTTTacaacttatattattatatttatatttaattgtaggTTCAAAAATATATGATTCAGGTATGGTTGAATTATTATATCATGCTTTTGTGTACCAATATATAtggtatacaaataaaattattttgtagtCTCTTTTTTTGTTGCAAATCATATTGGTGTTCAAATTATTAGTTCATTTCAAATGGCAAAGTTCAAATTTGAACTATTTAACTATCTGTAAATTATTACTATGAAAAATTCAAAcacacaaattaaattattactaatTGAACTTTATCGAAGTatctcaatttttatttaaaactattacTTGATACCACATAACATTCCATTGACATTAATCTTTGAAGTGGTAAATTTATTGTTCTGTTCACaactgaatat containing:
- the LOC143920343 gene encoding small integral membrane protein 14; its protein translation is MGDQAMDPCECISQEFAVRRLLSLLRQTQSYCLDTHCLEELNHPESDATSENFLLMTLVMAFAMIIYFLRPRSSRQNVHDQKVPSNNQGPQPPPNAPIN